ctgtgtctgtctgtgtgtctgtctgtgtctgtgtctgtctgtgtctgactgtgtctctgtctctgtctgtgtgtctgactgtgtctgtctgtgtctgtgtctgtctgtgtctgactgtgtctgtgtctgtctgtgtgtctgtctgtgtctgtgtctgtctgtgtgtctgtctgtgtctgtgtctgtctgtgtctgactgtgtctgactgtgtctgtgtctgtctgtgtgtctgtctgtgtctgtgtctgtctgtgtctgactgtgtctgtgtctgtctgtgtctgtgtctgtgtctgactgtgtctgtgtctgtgtctgactgtgtctgactgtgtctctgtctgtgtctgtctgtgtctgtctgtgtctgtgtctgtctgtgtctgactgtgtctgactgtgtctctgtctctgtctgtgtctgtctgtgtctgtgtctgtctgtgtctgactgtgtgtgactgtgtctctgtctctgtctgtctctgtctctgtctgtgtctgtctgtgtctctgtctgtgtctctgtctgtgtctgtctgtgtctgtctgtgtctgtgtctgtctgtgtgtctgtctgtgtctgtctctctgtctgtgtctgtgtctgtctctgtctgtgtctgtctgtgtgtctgtctctctgtctgtgtctgtgtctctgtctgtctgtgtctgtgtctgtctgtctgtgtctctgtctgtctgtgtctgtgtctgtctctgtctgtctgtgtctgtgtctgtctgtgtgtctgtctctctgtctgtgtctgtctctctgtctgtctctctgtctgtgtctgtctgtacctgGCCTGCAGCTCCAGTGATCTCTGTTTTCCAGACACCAGGAACGTCCTGGGAACTGCAACACTGCTGGTCTCCTTCagctggacagagagagagacaggtggagagacaggtggagagacaggtggagagacaggtggagaggttTAATCAGATTGAGGAGCAGAGGGCGGGGCTCCACTCAGTAATGAGTGGTGTTTATCAGCTGATGATGTCTCACCTCCATACCGTCCACATCAATGCGAGCACGGACGCCGTACTTCTGACCAATGAGACGCAGCTTCGGGACACAGTACAGCAACCTGTCATTaaactgcagagacagacaggtgttctTATTACTGCGTCTTTGACTGCACCAACAAAACAGTAGAATAGAGTAGAAGCCAGTAGAGTACCAGTATGAGGTATCTGTCCTGCGTGGTCCCATTCTTGTTGGACAGTTTGAGGATGTGTCCTTCTTTTATGAGCTCGTTTGTCGGGTTAACGATGTCTTCTTCTCCTCCCAACAACTCGTACACCTTCAACAACTTCCTCATTCGCtcctgacagagagacagagacaggtagagacagagagacagagacaggtagagagaaagacaaagacaggtagagacaggtagagacaggtagagacagagacaggtagagacaaagacaaagacaggtagagacaggtagagaccgagagacagagacaggtagagacagagagacagagacaggtagagacaaagacagagacaggtagagacaggtagagaccgagagacagagacaggtagagacagagacaggtagagacagagagacagagacaggtagagacaagtagagaaagagacaggtagagacagagacaaagacaggtagagacagagacaggtagagacagagagacagagacaaagacaggtagagacagagacaggtagagacagagagacagagacaggtagagacagagacagacagagagacagagacagacagagacagacagagacggtagagacagagagagacaggtagagacagagacaaagacaggtagagacagagagacagagacaggtagagacagagacagacagagagacagagacagacagagacaggtagagacagagagagacagagacaggtagagacagagacaggtagcGACAGgtaaagacagagacaggtagagacagagacaggtagagacaggtaaagatagagacagagacaggtagagacagagagacagagacagagacagacagagacaggtagagacaggtaaagatagagacagagacaggtagagacagagagacagagacaggtagacacagagacagacagagagacagagagacagagacagacagagacaggtagagacaggaGAAGCGTCTTCATCACTTCGAGGTACTGCATGTTTCCATTCACCTGTTTTTATGAGCATTTTTTCAGTTTGcccataaaatattaaattaaaagacaaaatagtttttacatttgtttgcgGTGAAAACGTCCGTCAGCTGATGGAAAGGCAGCGTTACAAACATCCGCTCCGACACAAgacaaggggggggggggctctgcGGGTCAGGTATTAGCTCAGAGATGCCACTGACTCAGGCCGGGCTTATCGCCCCGGGCTTCCTCAGCTGAGGGCTGGACGCCCCGCAGCTTCAGAGACCACAGCAGCCATCCTGCTGGGACGAGGCGGACTCGTCAATAACTGTGACGATCAGCTGACCGagccaacagcagctgaaacTTAATTAGTACTTTATTCTTCCAGAAGAGACCTGAGGTTCAGATGCCCAGGAGAGACCAGGACCCGGTTTCACAAAGATACTTTCGACTGAGCGGACCTATGATCCCCGCCCTGCCCCAGTCCCGTCATGAATAGTGAAATTGTCTCCCGTCCCGCCGGAATCCCACAGGATTCCCGAAAAAATGTCAGGCTCTAGTTCGGTCCTCCAGGAGAGACCTGGGGTTCGGTTCCCCCTTTATCTGCCAGACACCTGAGGAGCCTGAATTGTTGACAATGCGAGACTGTCCCTGAAGGACCGGCAGGATGAGGGCTGAGGAGGATGAAGGTCTGCTGCGGGAATAATCAAATATCAAATCACTGACctactgttattattatctgCGATAACGTTAACCCTGTTGCTGCGCAGGATGTGACCTCAGGCCGGTTTCCCACAGCGAAGGACAAACGAGACGCAGTCAAACTAAACAGACACGAGAAGCAGCAGCTCAGACGCTTAATGAGCGAAATCACAGCAGTTTAATTAAAGATGAACTGAAGGTTAATGACAAACCGACAGCGTTTGATCTCAGCTGAGTCCCGTGTATCTGACTGTGGTCTGAACTGTGGCAGACCACGATGACCATGGTGATTATGGCTGAGAGCTCTgggtgctgactgtgtgaaagTGTCTTACCATCTTCCTGATGGCGGCGTTGGAGTGTTCTGCTGCCGTGGCGATCAGCTCCAGAGACTCTGCGGAGAGAAACATGACGTTCACGTGATGGATCTCGTGCGTCCTGCGTTTCCTCAGAGCCTTTTgaaagtgtatatatatatatatattatgatatATCAGgttaaaaaatgctaaaacaatctcatcacatcacatctggCGACGTCGAAACGTCGTTATTGATCTTAATAAACGGTCTTGTTGCGAGCGTCTGAactcaacaaacaacaacaagaaggaggagaaatgaGCAGCTTTGATCTCAACAGtaacattatatttattatatctaTTCGTATTTGAAGTTGGATGATTGTGCTGTTAGATGCTGGTGGGTTTACATTTATTCaatatttgatttgttgattaatgattaaagacacgaaagctcctccagagtctCCATGTTTCCTTCTGTTTGTGTCCTGAACTTCTACAGGAAGTCCCACTGTTCTCACTTCGCTTTGACTTTAGACAAATAAAGGACCGCAGCGCCGCAGAGCAAACTGAATAACTACGAAGCGGTTTGACGAGCTGGACGCTTACTGCGGTCCAGGGACCGGCTTGTGTCGGCCCCTGCAGGAACCTGGATTCAGAGTGACACAGTAAAATCAGTCAGGCGTGTTAGTGAGTACACTTGATGTCCGCAGAGAGAACGGCGGGAAGGCGTATAAGCGTCCTGGTCACTGCTCCGATGTTTGTGTGCGTTTGGTTTACGTACTCTGGGCGTCCCTGTAGTCCGGCGCGTCCTCTGGCAGTCGGTGCAGATAATCTTTGAGCAGCAGCTCGTAGCGAGGAATCCTCTGGACCGGCTCCAGCATGTGATGCTGCAGAGTCAGGTTCCCACAGCGCTCCTCCCTCTGCACAGAGACAACAACAACGCAGATGTTACGACACATAAACAGACGACAGACTGagagcggcggcggcggcggcggcagtgAATCTGGACCTGGATCTCCTGGATGATGGTCTTGAACTGAGCCGATCTCTCCATCCAGGTGTTCACGAGCTCCATGGCTCGGTCAAAGTTCTTCACGTACTCGCCGTACATCTTCAGGAAGGGAGCCAGCTTCTGCAGGATGTCCCCAATCCGCGGGTTCGAGTCCCTGCAGACAAAACAGGAATGAAGTCAAAGCAAAAAGAAGGAGAACCggcaggagaagaagaggagagacgCCCTCACCACTCCTCCATCCGCTTCTGCAGCGCCGGCAGCAGAAACTGCTGATGGAAACAGTAGATGGAGCAGATGTTGGAGAAGATGCCCTGAACGACGTCACAGGGGAAGGAGGAGCGAGACCGAGCCTCCTCCAGGAGTCGGGCACAGAAAACCTGCAGGAGGagaaataaacaggaaacagttCACAGCAGTTCGTCCTGCAGGGTAAaggtttccatggtaacagtgacagtgaagactttaacaaacaaacagaaccaACACACCGACTGTGGGACTctgggtcagaggtcaggtgaCTCACCTGGTCCAGGAGGTGGAGCTTAGAGACGTAGGCGGTCTCTGTGTGCAGCAGCTCGTTGGCGATGTTGAAGACTCTCTGCTGGACAGACAgctggacagagagaaagacagtatGACACTTTACAGGAGCTTCACAGTGAGTCAGAGCAGTGAGCGTCACATGACTGCTGTGGAAACAAACATCTTCACTGGGCAccggcttttatttgagaatgtCTGATACGATGCTTGTGCAGCCTCCATCTTATTCTTCAGTCTCTGCTGGTTAGTTAAAGATGTGCTGGTGTGTTCAAAGATCTCTAAATGCTCCGCAGGAAGACAAAGGTGTCGAACCCTTTCAGACTTAGACAACTTGTGTAaactctctcctcacctgtgtgtctctctgctcacctatctgtctctctcctcacctatctgtctctctactcacctgtgtgtctctctgctcacctgtgtgtctctctgctcacctgtgtgtctctctcctcacctatctgtctctctactcacctgtgtgtctctctgctcacctgtgtgtctctctcctcacctatctgtctctctactcacctgtgtgtctctctgctcacctgtgtgtctctctcctcacctatctgtctctctactcacctgtgtgtctctctgctcaactgtgtgtctctctgctcacctatctgtctctctcctcacctatctgtctctctactcacctgtgtgtctctctgctcacctgtgtgtctctctcctcacctatctgtctctctactcacctgtgtgtctctctgctcaactgtgtgtctctctgctcacctatctgtctctctcctcacctatctgtctctctactcacctgtgtgtctctctgctcacctgtgtgtctctctcctcacctatctgtctctctactcacctgtgtgtctctctgctcacctgtgtgtctctctcctcacctgtgtgtctctctcctcacctatctgtctctctcctcacctatctgtctctctactcacctgtctgtctctctgctcacctgtgtgtctctctcctcacctatctgtctctctcctcacctatctgtctctctgctcacctgtgtgtctctctgctcacctgtgtgtctctctcctcacctatctgtctctctgctcacctgtgtgtctctctcctcacctgtgtgtctctctcctcacctgtgtgtctctctgctcacctgtgtgtctctctcctcacctgtgtgtctctctcctcacctatctgtctctctgctcacctgtttgtctctctcctcacctgtgtgtctctctgctcacctgtctgtctcgctcctcacctgtgtgtctctctgctcacctgtgtgtctctctgctcacctgtgtgtctctctcctcacctgtgtgtctctctcctcacctgtgtgtctctctgctcacctgtctgtctcgctcctcacctgtgtgtctctctgctcacctgtgtgtctctctgctcacctgtgtgtctctctcctcacctgtctgtctctctgctcacctgtgtgtctctctcctcacctatctgtctctctgctcacctgtctgtctcgctcctcacctgtgtgtctctctgctcacctgtctgtctcgctcctcacctgtgtgtctctctgctcacctgtctgtctctctgctcacctgtgtgtctctctgctcacctgtgtgtctctctgctcacctgtctgtctctacatTGCAAAAAAGATCAAATGTGTTGACAGAAACTGATGGGGTGTTATTCTGTATCATGTGACCTCCTGACTGCAGGTGGAGCTGTTGTCTGGTGAGACCTCGTAGGTTAAACTGTTGCTTTAAAAAGTAAAGTGCCGAGCGTCTCACCTCAGCAgagtcctgtctgtctgtcttgggGGGGGGCAGCACCAGCGTCAGCtcggcctcctcctcctccaggtcgCTGTCTCCTTCCTCAGAgaactccctcctcctcctggctccGCCCCGcgcctcctccccctcctcatcccctccctcccccgcGTACGAGGATGAGCTGGAGAGGTGGGGCAGGAGGGCGGGGCTGCAGGGGTACGCAACACCCCCGTCGTCCACGCCGGTGAAGCAGAGCTCCTCGCTGTGCGACGGAGAGCTGATGCTGTCGATGCCGCTGTCCCGATTGGCCAGCTTCCCGTCCGTCTGCgaggaggggagagacagaCGCTCCGAGGggagctctgattggtcgaggagcggctgctgctgttgttgctcccTCATCTCCACGGCAACCACGTCGTCCTCCAGGGGTTTCTCGGAGGCGCTGTAACCCGACTCCATGGAGAGACGCTTCTGATGGAGGTCGTCACGACACGCCGCCGCCagctcttcatcatcatcatcatcatcatcatgttcaTTGTGCAGGTCAccgtctccctcctccccctcaacCCCCAGTGTGACGTCATCATGACCTTTGATCTCAGAGGGCAGCTCCTCATCAGGTGGGGGAGGGGCGGgcgatgatgatgaaggtggtgaTGAAGGTCGGGAGGAGGAGGGGTCAGGGAGGCGGGGACACAGAGCTCCCCCGGTGATGTCAGGAACCACAATGATCTGCtcgctgcacacacacacacacacacacacacacacacacacacacacacacacaatgaaatcTCCATAAAGGCTTTAACGATGACATCACTCCTGCTCCGACCAATCACAACTCACCGCTCAAACTTCTCGATGAGTGACAGGACGCAGGTCGGGGAGGCGGTGCCTTCGGCACGGGTGGGTGGAGTCCGGCCCCCCCGGGGGTCCGCCGGTAGGGGTCTGCATGGCGGGGGAGGGGGCAGGGGCTTGTCTGGGGCCCGGGGGCGTGGCCTCGACAcccctgcctgctgctggaggtGCGGGGGCTTTGGGGGGACTGTGGCGGGCAGAATAATAAACTCATTAATGTCTTAAATcttacattaaataaatgtaaatatttaaatttaaataaagtttaatacCCTGGGGTTTTGGTCCAGGCAGCGGCGGTCTGCTCTTGCTCGGTGGTGTTATTGTGGTAGCTGGCAGCTCCGGCGGCCCCGTGTCGTTCACCAGCAGCAGCCCGTTATCAGAGCCGCGGCGCTCGGTTAGCTCCGCCCCTCCCCCCAGGGAGGCGGGGCCTGATGAAGAGGAGCTTGGCCCCGGGTCGGAACTCGGCTGCTGGGGAGCGTCAGCGTCCAGCGCCCCCTGGTGGCCGCACGGTGAGCAGGACGGCTCCAGAGAGAGACTCTTAGTCAGCAAAGTgggactggaggaggagggaccTGGGGGGCAGGGAGGATACGACAGAATGGCGATCACATGGCATAAAGGCCACGCCCACAGActgccaaaataaaagccttttgattttcatgagaaaaacaaacaaaacaaacaacttgtGTTAAGGTGTAACATAAAAACACTCCACTTGCAGGTGCTCAAGTgttaagaataaaaatgtattaaatatcgTTAATAAATATCGGCTACTACTTtgtaaaaacacaccaacacgTGTCGGCACGCTCGTCTTCCTCACGATGAACACAAACTAAGACGCGGTCTGATTCCACACACCTGTGTTCAGGTGAGCTGACTACATGCCAGAACATATTTGACCGCGAGCGGGAGTTTTGATAAAGGAAACAGTAAATGCTTTAATCACGAGATCGTAAAATTATATGGAAATATTTTTGGGGCGAAATGGACAGGAAGTCCTTCTACAAATCTGTGACAACTgagaaaactccatctgctgatgaataTCATGTGAGGTGACAGAAAGCCCCAGAAGAGcgactaaatggaccttgttaACTCGttcttttaaatacattttttatgcttttttttaatttattttgtcacgTGACTTAATTTcagttaaattcaattcaatacaacttTATTCATCCCTGCAAGGACGATTGTATTGATTGTATGCAGCGGCTCGTCACGCAGGTCAACTAAAGAAACTATGAGATTAAAAACTACATGTGGAGCTAATCAATACCTTAATCTTCTCTATTTTATTGAACTCAGTTCTTCTTTTtaagatatatttatatactttttgttgtgtgtgttttctagtTCTGCTCTTGTAACTAATCagtattataaataaagttgaaagaagtttaatgaaaacatgaaacgacaagacagacagacagtcagtcagtcagacagacagtcagacagacagacagtcagtcagtcagacagtgagacagacagtcagtcagtcagtcagacagacagacagacagacacacagacgcacagacagacacacagacagacagacagtcagacagacagacagtcagtcagtcagacagacagacagtcagtcagacagacagacagacagacagacagacagtcagtcagtcagacagacagacgcacagacagacagtcagacagacagacagacagacagtcagacagacagacagacacacagacacacagacacacagacagtcagacagacagacagacagtcagtcagacagacagacagtcagacagacacacagacagtcagtcagtcagacagacagacagacagtcagtcagacagacagacagtcagacagacacacagacagtcagtcagtcagacagacagacagacagtcagtcagacagacagacagtcagacagacacacagacagtcagacagacagacagacagacagacagacagacagtcaggcagacagacagacagtcagtcagacagacagacagacagtcagtcagtcagagagacagacagacagtcagtcagacagacagacagacagacagtcagacagacagacagacagacacacagacgcacagacagtcagacagacacacagacagtcagtcagacagacagacacacagacagtcagacagacacacagacagtcagacagacacacagacagacagacagacacacagacgcacagacagacacacagacacacagacagacagacagacagtcagacacacagtcagacagacagacagacagacagacagacagtcagacacacagtcagacagacagacagacagacagacagtcagtcagtcagtcagacagacagacagacagacaggcagacagtcagtcagtcagtcaggcagacagacagacagacagacagacagacagacagacagacagacaggcagacagtcagtcagtcaggcagacagacaggcagacagacagacgcgCAGGATGAAATCAGCTGGTTGTAAAAACAGCCTCCACACACACGTGCAGTAATAGCTTCCACATGAGGTCTCTGGCTGTTGCAGCTGGACAGAaatggaggacagagagagagatgtctgTGGTCTGTTACGGTTGCAGCTCATTGGCTGAATCCTGGTGCTTCCtgacagctgattggctgaaacAACATCagattcaaaataaacatcaaGGCTACAGTAACACGCCTTCGTTTCTCTGTTTGGGGAAAATCGAGACTTTTATTTCGCTGAACTCTCTTGCGTTCATATTGCAGCTACTACAACTCCCATGAGGCTTTGCCTCCATGCCAGCGGCTCAGACTCAGGAATAAGCTCCAAGTCCCAGTTGGTGCCTgaaacatgagtgtgtgtataaagaACGCACAAAATcaatcacacacattcagatcCGAGAGCCCGTAGTGTGTCCTTCATACTGGGGGGGGGGCGAGGTCAGGCTGCAGTAAATCTTCgttgtaaccatgacgatgaTGTTTCTCTAACATTGCGCAGACCCGTCGTTGCGCTGTAGAACGTGAGAActgaaaataatctaaaaacCCTCCGAAGCTGCCAGGAAAGACTCTCTCAGCACGCCTGGACTGactggtgttactggtgttactggtgttactggtCACCGCAGGTCTCTACAGCTTATACCTGTGTCCTTtatacatttcactgaaaatgtcCTGTTAACGGACAGAATGCGTGTTCTTTtaaacttcctgtttctgtctgacGTCACGTTTATTCCGATCGCCGTCATCCGCTCATTCTGCTGAGTCGctgtttcctttctcctctcagGCTGATTGATTATTCATGAAGGATCAGAAACCTGTCAGATTGTCAatactgcagcaacaacagcaacatctgctgtggataaagttattgattattgatcggACTGATTGACTGGATCCTCTGATTATTGACACATCGGAACCTCTCGGGATCTTTGTGATTCACTAAACTGATTCGTTTGAAACTACGAGACTCAGATGAGACTCCTCAGGTTGTTTTCTCACTGCCTGACctgcgacctctgacctctgacctctgacctctgacctcagcaTCAGAGGGTACGACATCAGAGGAAAGTGGTGATCTGATTGGTCCACGAGTGATCGTCCAACTGGAAATATTTAGTCATCTAACAGCTCTAACAAATCTACTGtggaaacaacaataaaacagattcACTCTAAACATAACTAATAATAtagaataacaataataactaataaaataataaaccaataacagtaacagtaatgggagctatgagtgtgtgtgtgtgtgcgtacagaTGTGAACATGATGGGAGAGGTCATCGGAAAACATCAGCAGGCTAAATGAAagcagatggtgtgtgtgtgtgtgtgtgtgtgtgtgcgt
This sequence is a window from Siniperca chuatsi isolate FFG_IHB_CAS linkage group LG10, ASM2008510v1, whole genome shotgun sequence. Protein-coding genes within it:
- the fgd1 gene encoding FYVE, RhoGEF and PH domain-containing protein 1, translating into MQLNQPPGGLLGFSLPPPPPPPPPPSFSSQFSTMRFSYHLSTASTAPPHSSSTCRTGPSSSSPTLLTKSLSLEPSCSPCGHQGALDADAPQQPSSDPGPSSSSSGPASLGGGAELTERRGSDNGLLLVNDTGPPELPATTITPPSKSRPPLPGPKPQVPPKPPHLQQQAGVSRPRPRAPDKPLPPPPPCRPLPADPRGGRTPPTRAEGTASPTCVLSLIEKFEREQIIVVPDITGGALCPRLPDPSSSRPSSPPSSSSPAPPPPDEELPSEIKGHDDVTLGVEGEEGDGDLHNEHDDDDDDDEELAAACRDDLHQKRLSMESGYSASEKPLEDDVVAVEMREQQQQQPLLDQSELPSERLSLPSSQTDGKLANRDSGIDSISSPSHSEELCFTGVDDGGVAYPCSPALLPHLSSSSSYAGEGGDEEGEEARGGARRRREFSEEGDSDLEEEEAELTLVLPPPKTDRQDSAELSVQQRVFNIANELLHTETAYVSKLHLLDQVFCARLLEEARSRSSFPCDVVQGIFSNICSIYCFHQQFLLPALQKRMEEWDSNPRIGDILQKLAPFLKMYGEYVKNFDRAMELVNTWMERSAQFKTIIQEIQREERCGNLTLQHHMLEPVQRIPRYELLLKDYLHRLPEDAPDYRDAQKSLELIATAAEHSNAAIRKMERMRKLLKVYELLGGEEDIVNPTNELIKEGHILKLSNKNGTTQDRYLILFNDRLLYCVPKLRLIGQKYGVRARIDVDGMELKETSSVAVPRTFLVSGKQRSLELQARTEEDKKDWIQAIQATIQRHEQTMESFRHLNCSLRDDEVTSNSSSSSSSLSQSCVELGKRAPTPIREKEVTLCMKCQEPFNSITKRRHHCKACGHVVCGKCSEFRARLSYDNNRTNRVCVDCYAMLVGVSPSPATLTSSTHRRRSILEKQASLAAENSVICSFLHHMEKGGGRGWQKAWFVVPENEPLVLYIYGAPQDVKAQRSVPLIGFDVSLPESCDRLERRHAFKISQSHLTLYFSADGEELQRRWMDVLSRAGRGEEHQVHRSIVESLEEEGEELAAAAEGENT